A region of Desulfatiglans anilini DSM 4660 DNA encodes the following proteins:
- a CDS encoding 4Fe-4S dicluster domain-containing protein yields the protein RLVASCIYEISEGLVVETDTPRVQNVRRLVMELLLARNPKHPALLAMASRVGVPSSRFPAEVKGCILCGQCVRACREVVGVSAIGFAGRGVHREVTTPFGEAPADCIACGSCAYVCPVDVIRMEQKDGVRRIWNTDFEMVRCEATGRDIAPKKQLEYISRMTGLSVEHLAARHCR from the coding sequence CGCCTGGTCGCCTCCTGCATCTACGAGATCTCCGAAGGGCTGGTGGTCGAAACGGATACCCCGCGCGTGCAGAACGTGCGCAGGCTGGTCATGGAGCTCCTGCTGGCGCGCAACCCCAAACACCCGGCGCTGCTTGCCATGGCGTCCCGAGTGGGGGTTCCCTCCTCGCGCTTCCCGGCCGAGGTGAAGGGATGCATCCTTTGCGGCCAGTGTGTCAGGGCCTGCCGCGAGGTCGTTGGCGTCTCCGCCATCGGGTTTGCAGGCAGGGGGGTGCACCGCGAGGTGACGACGCCGTTCGGTGAAGCGCCCGCGGACTGCATCGCATGCGGTTCATGTGCGTATGTCTGTCCGGTGGATGTGATTCGCATGGAGCAAAAGGACGGCGTTCGAAGGATATGGAATACGGACTTCGAAATGGTCCGGTGCGAAGCCACCGGGCGGGATATCGCACCGAAAAAACAACTGGAGTACATTTCCAGGATGACCGGGCTTTCCGTGGAGCATCTGGCGGCCCGCCACTGCAGGTGA